From Pongo pygmaeus isolate AG05252 chromosome 2, NHGRI_mPonPyg2-v2.0_pri, whole genome shotgun sequence, a single genomic window includes:
- the CCR3 gene encoding C-C chemokine receptor type 3 isoform X2 produces MPFGIRMLSRAHKPGSSNPSEMTTSLDTVETFGTTSYYDDVGLLCEKADTIALMAQFVPLLYSLVFIVGLLGNVVVVMILIKYRRLRIMTNIYLLNLAISDLLFLFTLPFWIHYVRGHNWVFGHGMCKLLSGFYHTGLYSEIFFIILLTIDRYLAIVHAVFALRTRTVTFGVITSIVTWGLAVLAALPEFIFYEIEELFEETFCSAVYPEDTVYSWRHFHTLRMTIFCLVLPLLVMAICYTGIIKTLLRCPSKKKYKAIRLIFVIMAVFFIFWTPYNVAILLSSYQSILFGNDCERSKHLDLVLLVTEVIAYSHCCVNPVIYAFVGERFRKYLRHFFHRHMFMHLGRYIPFLPSEKLERTSSVSPSTAEPELSIVF; encoded by the exons ATGCCATTTGGAATAAGAATGCTGTCAAGAGCACACAAGCCAGGTTCCTCAAATCC AAGTGAAATGACAACCTCACTAGATACGGTTGAGACCTTTGGTACCACATCCTACTATGATGACGTGGGCCTGCTCTGTGAAAAAGCCGATACCATAGCACTGATGGCCCAGTTCGTGCCCCTGCTGTACTCCCTGGTGTTCATTGTGGGCCTCTTGGGcaatgtggtggtggtgatgatccTCATAAAATACAGGAGGCTCCGAATTATGACCAACATCTACCTGCTCAACCTGGCCATTTCGGACCTACTCTTCCTCTTCACCCTTCCGTTCTGGATCCACTATGTCAGGGGACATAACTGGGTTTTCGGCCATGGCATGTGTAAGCTCCTCTCAGGGTTTTATCACACAGGCTTGTACAGCGAGATCTTTTTCATAATCCTGCTGACGATCGACAGGTACCTGGCCATTGTCCACGCAGTGTTTGCCCTTCGAACCCGGACTGTCACTTTTGGTGTCATCACCAGCATCGTCACCTGGGGCCTGGCAGTGCTAGCAGCTCTTCCTGAATTTATCTTCTATGAGATTGAAGAGTTGTTTGAAGAGACTTTTTGCAGTGCTGTTTACCCAGAGGATACAGTATATAGCTGGAGGCATTTCCACACTCTGAGAATGACCATCTTCTGTCTTGTTCTCCCTCTGCTCGTTATGGCCATCTGCTACACAGGAATCATCAAAACGCTGCTGAGGTGCCCCAGTAAAAAAAAGTACAAGGCCATCCGGCTCATTTTTGTCATCATGGCggtgtttttcattttctggacACCCTACAATGTGGCTATCCTTCTCTCTTCCTATCAATCCATCTTATTTGGAAATGACTGTGAGCGGAGCAAGCATCTGGACCTGGTCTTGCTGGTGACAGAGGTGATCGCCTACTCCCACTGCTGCGTGAACCCGGTGATCTACGCCTTTGTTGGAGAGAGGTTCCGGAAGTACCTGCGCCACTTCTTCCACAGGCACATGTTCATGCACCTGGGCAGATACATCCCATTCCTTCCTAGTGAGAAGCTGGAAAGAACCAGCTCTGTCTCTCCATCCACAGCAGAGCCGGAACTCTCTATTGTGTTTTAG
- the CCR3 gene encoding C-C chemokine receptor type 3 isoform X1, with translation MTTSLDTVETFGTTSYYDDVGLLCEKADTIALMAQFVPLLYSLVFIVGLLGNVVVVMILIKYRRLRIMTNIYLLNLAISDLLFLFTLPFWIHYVRGHNWVFGHGMCKLLSGFYHTGLYSEIFFIILLTIDRYLAIVHAVFALRTRTVTFGVITSIVTWGLAVLAALPEFIFYEIEELFEETFCSAVYPEDTVYSWRHFHTLRMTIFCLVLPLLVMAICYTGIIKTLLRCPSKKKYKAIRLIFVIMAVFFIFWTPYNVAILLSSYQSILFGNDCERSKHLDLVLLVTEVIAYSHCCVNPVIYAFVGERFRKYLRHFFHRHMFMHLGRYIPFLPSEKLERTSSVSPSTAEPELSIVF, from the coding sequence ATGACAACCTCACTAGATACGGTTGAGACCTTTGGTACCACATCCTACTATGATGACGTGGGCCTGCTCTGTGAAAAAGCCGATACCATAGCACTGATGGCCCAGTTCGTGCCCCTGCTGTACTCCCTGGTGTTCATTGTGGGCCTCTTGGGcaatgtggtggtggtgatgatccTCATAAAATACAGGAGGCTCCGAATTATGACCAACATCTACCTGCTCAACCTGGCCATTTCGGACCTACTCTTCCTCTTCACCCTTCCGTTCTGGATCCACTATGTCAGGGGACATAACTGGGTTTTCGGCCATGGCATGTGTAAGCTCCTCTCAGGGTTTTATCACACAGGCTTGTACAGCGAGATCTTTTTCATAATCCTGCTGACGATCGACAGGTACCTGGCCATTGTCCACGCAGTGTTTGCCCTTCGAACCCGGACTGTCACTTTTGGTGTCATCACCAGCATCGTCACCTGGGGCCTGGCAGTGCTAGCAGCTCTTCCTGAATTTATCTTCTATGAGATTGAAGAGTTGTTTGAAGAGACTTTTTGCAGTGCTGTTTACCCAGAGGATACAGTATATAGCTGGAGGCATTTCCACACTCTGAGAATGACCATCTTCTGTCTTGTTCTCCCTCTGCTCGTTATGGCCATCTGCTACACAGGAATCATCAAAACGCTGCTGAGGTGCCCCAGTAAAAAAAAGTACAAGGCCATCCGGCTCATTTTTGTCATCATGGCggtgtttttcattttctggacACCCTACAATGTGGCTATCCTTCTCTCTTCCTATCAATCCATCTTATTTGGAAATGACTGTGAGCGGAGCAAGCATCTGGACCTGGTCTTGCTGGTGACAGAGGTGATCGCCTACTCCCACTGCTGCGTGAACCCGGTGATCTACGCCTTTGTTGGAGAGAGGTTCCGGAAGTACCTGCGCCACTTCTTCCACAGGCACATGTTCATGCACCTGGGCAGATACATCCCATTCCTTCCTAGTGAGAAGCTGGAAAGAACCAGCTCTGTCTCTCCATCCACAGCAGAGCCGGAACTCTCTATTGTGTTTTAG